In one window of Paludisphaera rhizosphaerae DNA:
- a CDS encoding phage head closure protein, whose protein sequence is MIDPGQMRTKLRYQTVADSIDADGGKIETWSDAFAVWARVRPVKGDEVVRNDQVVAGIRYEIVCRYRDGIDPTGRFVVDISGRVLNIEGVVDWEMRRQELTIAAVERFGAVA, encoded by the coding sequence GTGATCGACCCAGGCCAGATGCGGACCAAACTCCGTTACCAGACCGTGGCCGACTCGATCGACGCCGACGGCGGCAAGATCGAGACCTGGTCCGACGCCTTCGCCGTCTGGGCTCGGGTCCGGCCCGTCAAGGGCGACGAGGTCGTCCGCAACGACCAGGTCGTTGCGGGAATCCGATACGAAATCGTCTGTCGATACCGCGATGGGATCGACCCGACGGGCCGGTTCGTCGTCGATATTTCCGGTCGGGTCCTCAACATCGAGGGGGTCGTCGACTGGGAAATGCGTCGCCAGGAGTTGACGATCGCCGCGGTCGAGCGATTCGGAGCTGTCGCGTGA
- a CDS encoding HK97 family phage prohead protease: MSARRIHYRSGAPSLREDSASPILVGHAAVFDQETVLWSSQSYEVREVIRPGAFTRVLATNPDVVALFNHDDDHLLGRTASGTVRIVEDSVGLACEIDLPDTVLGRDLLTLVRRADINGMSFAFMPARNGGERTTITTINGRDLVSTEILEVELLVDVSPVVHPAYPQTDVSARSRAEDLIQEHRRKARDLWVQARRQRLEALAVRVGKGR, translated from the coding sequence GTGAGCGCTCGACGAATCCACTATCGATCCGGCGCTCCCTCCCTCCGAGAGGACTCGGCCTCCCCGATCCTGGTTGGGCATGCGGCCGTGTTCGACCAGGAAACGGTCCTGTGGTCGTCGCAGTCATACGAGGTCCGCGAGGTCATACGGCCCGGGGCCTTTACTCGGGTCCTCGCGACCAACCCCGACGTCGTCGCCCTGTTCAACCACGACGACGACCACCTCCTCGGCCGGACGGCCTCCGGGACGGTCCGGATCGTCGAGGACTCGGTCGGCCTGGCTTGCGAGATCGACCTCCCGGACACGGTTCTGGGCCGCGACCTGCTTACGCTGGTCCGAAGGGCGGACATCAACGGGATGAGTTTTGCGTTCATGCCGGCGCGCAACGGCGGCGAGCGGACGACCATCACGACCATCAACGGCCGTGACCTGGTTTCGACGGAGATCCTCGAGGTCGAATTGCTCGTGGACGTGTCCCCCGTGGTCCATCCGGCCTACCCACAAACGGACGTATCGGCCCGCTCTCGAGCCGAGGATCTCATCCAGGAACACCGCCGCAAGGCCCGCGACCTCTGGGTCCAGGCCAGGCGGCAACGGCTCGAGGCCTTGGCGGTCCGGGTCGGCAAGGGTCGGTGA
- a CDS encoding phage head-tail connector protein encodes MGLSIVAPPTTEPISLALAKQHARILVDDDDSYVGTLITAARQLAEVRCNRAFAPQTLDYTRDGFPGPASVPWHGAPYGWYGPYCSATMRAIDLPRPPLVEVESITYLDGAGMEQTLEPSTYRLATGTPGLVLPVNSQSWPATLVGESTVKVRYRVGFADIDIPESARLAMLMLIAQWYDRREPILTGSIVADLPWAVETLLESCSWRVSG; translated from the coding sequence ATGGGCCTGTCGATCGTCGCACCTCCGACTACGGAGCCGATCAGTCTGGCGTTGGCCAAGCAGCACGCCAGGATCCTGGTCGACGACGACGATTCGTACGTCGGGACCCTCATCACGGCGGCCCGGCAACTGGCCGAGGTCCGGTGCAATCGGGCCTTCGCTCCGCAGACCCTCGATTACACGCGCGACGGTTTTCCGGGACCGGCTTCCGTCCCCTGGCACGGTGCTCCCTACGGATGGTATGGGCCCTATTGCTCGGCGACCATGCGAGCGATTGACCTGCCTCGGCCTCCGTTGGTCGAGGTGGAGTCGATTACGTACCTCGACGGCGCTGGTATGGAGCAGACGCTCGAGCCCTCGACCTATCGATTGGCGACCGGTACACCTGGCCTCGTGCTGCCGGTGAACTCGCAGTCCTGGCCCGCGACGCTCGTAGGCGAGTCGACGGTCAAGGTGCGATACAGGGTTGGGTTCGCCGACATCGACATCCCGGAGTCGGCCCGCCTCGCCATGCTCATGCTGATTGCCCAGTGGTACGACCGCCGCGAACCGATCCTCACGGGCTCGATCGTTGCCGACCTTCCATGGGCCGTCGAGACCCTCCTCGAGTCCTGCTCATGGAGGGTTTCAGGGTGA
- a CDS encoding phage portal protein: MDQRPGIFQRAAGGVGSLLQGLGDRLNPRASAGQLVSQLSPIGPNLSGEWISESNVLTVASVWAAINAVSGDIASLPLRLKRRLDNGAAEVVTSHPAAKLFSRSPDGGSTTPQAFLAAWIGHRLKGGNGYARVAWASGYPVRLRVLDPTTVQVLRNDETGEVDYLVKGKEVPREEILHLVGLGEDGVSGLSPTDLCRQTIALTRAAESHASSYLGNSAIPSGIVTAPSAGSQEKNEALRKQLQEAFTGSGRYGLHVAPPGTAWTPTATDPAKSQLLELRAFQVVEMARVYRLPPNKLADYSKASYASVEQSNLQYLNETLRPICESIEAVLDLRLLTDVEVESGLYWEFDFTALLRADTATRSAWLRNMSASGLIKIDEGRAVEGLPPLPNGEGDKLMIPLNTAPLDQVLDHPKEAPK; the protein is encoded by the coding sequence TTGGACCAACGACCCGGGATCTTTCAGCGCGCGGCCGGCGGCGTCGGCTCCCTCCTGCAGGGGCTCGGCGACCGGCTGAATCCCCGCGCCTCCGCCGGTCAACTGGTCTCGCAACTGTCGCCTATCGGCCCCAATTTGTCGGGCGAGTGGATTTCCGAGTCCAACGTCCTGACCGTCGCCTCGGTCTGGGCCGCGATCAATGCGGTCTCCGGTGACATTGCGAGCCTCCCCCTCCGCCTCAAGAGACGACTCGACAACGGCGCGGCCGAGGTCGTGACTAGCCACCCCGCGGCCAAGTTGTTTTCACGGTCCCCGGACGGTGGTTCGACGACCCCGCAAGCATTTTTGGCGGCCTGGATCGGACATCGCCTCAAGGGTGGCAACGGTTACGCTCGTGTGGCCTGGGCGAGCGGCTATCCCGTCCGGTTGCGGGTCCTCGACCCGACGACGGTGCAGGTCCTACGAAACGACGAGACCGGCGAAGTCGATTACTTGGTCAAGGGCAAGGAGGTCCCCCGCGAGGAGATCCTCCACCTAGTCGGCCTGGGCGAGGACGGGGTTTCGGGCCTCTCCCCGACCGACCTCTGTCGGCAGACGATCGCCCTGACCCGAGCGGCGGAGAGCCACGCGTCGTCGTACTTGGGAAATTCGGCGATCCCCTCCGGCATCGTGACGGCCCCCAGCGCTGGCAGCCAGGAGAAAAACGAGGCCCTCCGCAAGCAACTACAAGAGGCATTCACTGGCTCGGGCCGTTATGGCCTTCACGTCGCGCCTCCTGGAACGGCATGGACCCCGACCGCAACTGACCCAGCGAAGTCCCAGTTGCTGGAATTGCGTGCGTTTCAGGTCGTCGAGATGGCCCGAGTCTATCGACTCCCTCCGAACAAACTGGCCGATTACTCCAAAGCCTCGTACGCCAGCGTCGAGCAAAGCAATCTGCAGTACCTCAACGAGACTCTCCGGCCGATCTGCGAATCGATCGAGGCGGTTCTGGATCTCAGGCTCCTGACGGACGTCGAGGTCGAGTCCGGCCTGTACTGGGAGTTCGATTTCACCGCGCTTTTGCGAGCCGACACCGCGACCCGTTCGGCCTGGCTTCGCAATATGAGCGCGTCTGGATTGATCAAGATCGACGAGGGCCGCGCCGTCGAGGGCCTGCCTCCCCTCCCCAACGGCGAGGGCGACAAGCTCATGATCCCGCTCAATACGGCCCCCCTCGACCAGGTCCTGGACCACCCCAAGGAGGCTCCCAAGTGA
- a CDS encoding phage major capsid protein: MDANELRRRAAALMRQAEELIDGLEDAPSTEVSEQHDGLVAQAEGLAAQADEMDVRAQRRAALAARMAPTQAAHTDAANTRNGRHQYCAARAMAAQARGLNPDGLEGEVHQDLVRFRPNTRGVLIPLSTEIEYRSFSATGAVGTTVRGPILDALMAKLVLAQAGVQTIVSEGLFKLPLATSGATYWVSGTSPTAADRSIAQAAFTAHTLAGKTFIDRQSLVTANVNIQQGVWNQLLKDIAVGLQVGAFHGSNSAGQPKGLFTYTSGDGVTVLANGTDGGALSYAEVVSMFGAVATANAGDNVAAITNPTVIAKLEVTPRESGYPVYTVNSESQTIAGRPYFSTSSVSNALTKGSGTGLSAIAMGAWDQMAIGMFSAVDVFANPYSNDGGVTLSAFLDCDVQLLHPAAFAISVDVSTA, from the coding sequence ATGGATGCGAATGAACTGCGTCGTCGGGCCGCGGCCCTCATGCGCCAGGCCGAGGAGTTGATCGACGGCCTCGAGGACGCCCCCTCGACCGAGGTCTCGGAGCAGCACGACGGTCTCGTTGCCCAGGCCGAGGGCCTGGCCGCGCAGGCCGACGAGATGGACGTCCGCGCCCAGCGTCGGGCGGCTCTGGCGGCTCGGATGGCTCCGACTCAGGCGGCCCATACCGACGCGGCCAACACCCGCAACGGCCGGCACCAGTATTGCGCCGCTCGCGCCATGGCGGCCCAGGCCCGCGGCCTCAATCCCGACGGGCTCGAGGGCGAGGTTCACCAGGACCTGGTCCGGTTCCGGCCCAACACGCGCGGCGTGCTGATTCCGCTTTCAACGGAAATCGAGTACCGCTCCTTCTCGGCGACCGGAGCCGTCGGCACGACCGTCCGGGGCCCGATCCTCGACGCGCTCATGGCCAAGCTGGTCCTCGCCCAGGCTGGCGTCCAGACGATCGTTTCCGAGGGCCTCTTCAAGTTGCCGCTCGCGACCTCCGGTGCTACCTACTGGGTCTCCGGCACCAGCCCGACGGCCGCGGACCGCTCGATCGCCCAGGCGGCGTTCACCGCGCATACCCTGGCGGGCAAGACGTTCATCGACCGGCAGTCATTGGTGACTGCAAATGTGAACATCCAGCAGGGCGTCTGGAATCAGTTGCTCAAGGACATCGCTGTCGGCCTGCAGGTCGGCGCGTTTCACGGCTCGAATTCCGCCGGTCAGCCCAAGGGACTTTTCACGTACACGTCCGGCGACGGGGTTACGGTCCTGGCCAACGGCACGGACGGCGGCGCCCTGAGCTACGCCGAGGTGGTGTCGATGTTCGGCGCGGTCGCGACCGCCAACGCGGGCGACAACGTTGCGGCGATTACCAACCCGACCGTGATCGCCAAGCTCGAGGTCACCCCCCGGGAGAGCGGATACCCGGTCTACACCGTCAACTCCGAGTCCCAGACGATCGCCGGTCGGCCCTACTTCTCGACCTCGAGCGTCTCCAACGCCCTCACCAAGGGCAGCGGGACCGGTCTGTCGGCCATCGCCATGGGCGCCTGGGATCAGATGGCCATCGGCATGTTCTCGGCTGTTGATGTGTTCGCGAATCCGTATTCCAACGACGGCGGCGTGACCCTCTCCGCCTTCTTGGACTGCGACGTGCAGTTGCTGCACCCGGCGGCCTTCGCGATCTCGGTCGACGTCTCCACGGCTTGA